From the Accumulibacter sp. genome, one window contains:
- the gltA gene encoding citrate synthase: MQRELPDVKVTPPVEGEKVSIVFHADGKQYELPVVGGTHGPKLIDVRRLYAETGYLTYDPGFMSTASCDSAITYIDGEAGILLHRGYPIEDLAAHADFLEVCYLLLYGRLPSAAELAGFNDLLVHHSMVHEQFKRFFEGFRRDAHPMAVMVGTVGALSAFYHDRIDITDPEARMVATHRLIAKMPTICAMAYKYSLGRPFLYPRNDLGYAENFLRMAFGVPAEEYVVSPVLARAINRFLVLHADHEQNASTATVRIAGSSRANPYACVAAGITALWGPDHGGANEAVVNMLEEIGNKSRIPLYIARAKDRSDPFRLTGFGHRVYKNYDPRAAVLRESCHEVLAELGKEHEPMFALALELERIALEDEYFIERKLFPNVDFYSGIMLRAIGFPTAMFPSLFALGRSIGWIAQWKEMIEGADQHIARPRQRYTGVPVRAYVPLADR; the protein is encoded by the coding sequence ATGCAACGCGAACTTCCCGATGTGAAAGTCACGCCGCCGGTGGAAGGCGAAAAGGTGAGCATCGTCTTCCACGCCGACGGGAAACAGTACGAGCTTCCGGTCGTCGGCGGCACCCATGGTCCGAAGCTGATCGACGTCCGCCGCCTCTATGCCGAAACCGGCTATCTGACTTACGACCCCGGCTTCATGTCGACCGCCAGCTGCGATTCAGCGATCACCTACATCGATGGCGAGGCAGGCATCCTGCTGCACCGCGGTTACCCGATCGAGGATCTGGCGGCGCACGCCGACTTCCTCGAGGTCTGCTATCTCCTGCTCTACGGCAGGCTGCCGTCGGCGGCGGAACTGGCCGGCTTCAACGATCTGCTCGTTCATCACAGCATGGTGCACGAGCAGTTCAAGCGCTTCTTCGAGGGTTTCCGCCGCGATGCCCACCCGATGGCGGTGATGGTTGGTACGGTCGGCGCGCTGAGCGCCTTCTACCACGACCGCATCGACATCACCGACCCGGAAGCGCGGATGGTGGCGACGCATCGCCTGATCGCCAAGATGCCGACGATCTGTGCCATGGCCTACAAGTACTCGCTCGGACGCCCGTTCCTCTATCCGCGCAACGATCTCGGCTACGCCGAAAACTTCCTGCGCATGGCTTTCGGCGTTCCGGCCGAGGAATACGTGGTCAGCCCGGTACTGGCGCGGGCGATCAACCGTTTTCTCGTCCTCCACGCCGACCACGAACAGAACGCCTCGACGGCGACGGTGCGCATCGCCGGTTCGAGCCGCGCCAATCCCTATGCCTGCGTCGCCGCCGGCATCACGGCGTTGTGGGGGCCGGACCACGGCGGAGCGAACGAGGCGGTGGTGAACATGCTCGAGGAGATCGGCAACAAGAGCCGTATCCCGCTCTACATCGCCCGCGCCAAGGACCGCAGCGATCCGTTCCGGCTGACCGGCTTCGGCCACCGGGTGTACAAGAACTACGATCCGCGGGCGGCCGTGCTGCGTGAATCCTGCCATGAGGTGCTGGCCGAACTGGGCAAGGAGCACGAACCGATGTTCGCGCTGGCGCTCGAGCTCGAACGGATCGCCCTCGAGGACGAGTACTTCATCGAGCGCAAGCTCTTTCCGAACGTGGACTTCTACTCGGGGATCATGCTGCGGGCGATTGGTTTCCCGACTGCGATGTTCCCGTCGCTCTTCGCTCTCGGCCGCTCGATCGGCTGGATCGCGCAGTGGAAGGAAATGATCGAGGGTGCCGACCAGCAC